A DNA window from Vibrio cidicii contains the following coding sequences:
- a CDS encoding DUF2897 family protein — MKEILTNPWVISFIVLSVIVGNIAALKYTAKMKIGQIDKQRDKSDLDKLNELDKKAHQLDDEKRNH, encoded by the coding sequence ATGAAAGAGATTTTAACTAATCCTTGGGTCATCAGTTTTATTGTACTAAGCGTTATCGTCGGCAATATTGCCGCACTCAAGTACACGGCCAAAATGAAAATAGGTCAGATCGACAAACAGCGCGATAAAAGTGACTTAGACAAACTCAACGAGCTGGACAAAAAAGCTCACCAGCTTGATGACGAGAAACGCAACCACTGA
- a CDS encoding DUF748 domain-containing protein: MPSKLMQLLQRFTRVAKPIRYTIYLLFAYALYALSLGVILPTVIESKVPPMLAQQLGREVKLNQVAINPFLLRVRVDGFALQEADGVQAFSQFERLELQLSFWRSLFTLTPTLEYVTLSGPQVRIQRLQQDNQVRFNFSDILDTLAQQTQQAQPPSPQSTESSLPALRIEKIEIASGQLHFQDQLTGAQLNYQGLNLHLQQFDTQSMHLVPAEKSSKPTNQTQANQYAFAIQGADKSELQLSGQFQLQPLLVDGTVKLQGLTLPPFWPFAKDQMDAAVTDGVVNFSAHYLAQQAGGDFQFAVSDGQLQLSDLTVSAEQQAKITLPRLAVQDIRLSSQTKDIDIAAIDLQGLWVDAEFSEQGLDLQRLFRLKNQPAAKEEAVAVEDNSDVDSAWLLRLAQFSLSETDLNLKEQAQSSGVFWRVYPLSLVAGPVSSDLNAAVDYELSLGLSSSMAALPQTARGEVTTRGSFDAKALSVQGEMAIEGLDLTQLQPYLTPYVNIDFSQGKLSSQGRYQADANGKASYQGTLAIDQLLLKDGMHHQPLVKWQKMEIDSLHFDAQKHALDIQTIHFNAPYAKVMIAQDKQTNIGNLLVQQSETQEGTAISVQSDEASAASKPLAIDIQAITITNGAAYFADESLTPNFASGIEALQGNVRHLSSTPGTKAQVDISGKIDRYAPVTLKGEINPLIEKPYLDLDLLFKSVELTSVNPYSGTYAGYYIDKGQLTLALNYQLQEDQLLGNNHLVIDQLQLGKPSESDLATSLPISLAIALLQDKDGVIDLGLQVSGDVNDPDFSVGGIILQAISNVIVKAVSAPFSLLADLVGADEELNLIAFDFGSSTLNAKEQERLSTLAQALSSRPKLKISVAASVALAQDSKALAEQQLQQMLLQKSNLETLPSDFSASRLSESKPLSYAAMALAETQLSLDIVQERSKVAAQLAEKAGEEAVLAEQVETTLMIGLYNQLLNSIEISKNQLSNLAEARAKAVKAFLVDEAQLAPERVFLLDSKTQLRSEESAVELSVSAD, translated from the coding sequence ATGCCTAGCAAACTCATGCAGTTACTTCAGCGCTTCACCCGCGTTGCAAAACCTATCCGTTATACCATTTATCTGCTCTTCGCTTATGCTTTGTATGCGCTGAGTTTGGGTGTCATCCTACCAACGGTGATAGAGAGTAAAGTGCCGCCGATGCTGGCTCAGCAGCTAGGTCGTGAAGTGAAACTCAACCAAGTCGCTATCAACCCATTTTTGTTGCGGGTGCGTGTTGACGGTTTTGCCTTGCAAGAAGCCGATGGCGTGCAAGCGTTCAGTCAGTTTGAACGCTTAGAGCTGCAATTGAGTTTTTGGCGCAGCCTATTCACTCTGACGCCGACGCTAGAATACGTCACGCTCTCGGGGCCTCAAGTGCGCATACAGCGTCTGCAACAAGATAACCAAGTGCGCTTTAACTTCAGTGACATCTTGGACACTTTGGCTCAGCAAACGCAGCAAGCTCAACCACCATCGCCGCAAAGTACAGAATCTTCCCTTCCCGCGTTACGTATCGAAAAAATAGAAATCGCCAGTGGGCAGCTCCATTTTCAAGACCAGTTAACCGGGGCGCAATTGAACTATCAAGGGCTCAACTTGCATTTGCAGCAGTTCGACACTCAATCGATGCATCTTGTACCGGCGGAAAAGTCGTCGAAGCCGACCAACCAAACACAGGCCAATCAGTACGCATTTGCTATTCAGGGAGCAGATAAGAGTGAGTTGCAACTCAGTGGCCAGTTTCAATTGCAACCTTTGTTGGTCGATGGGACGGTTAAGCTGCAAGGGTTAACGTTGCCACCGTTTTGGCCATTTGCCAAAGATCAGATGGATGCGGCGGTCACCGATGGCGTGGTTAACTTTTCTGCCCACTATCTGGCACAACAAGCAGGGGGAGATTTTCAGTTTGCAGTCAGTGATGGGCAACTGCAGTTGAGCGACCTGACGGTCAGCGCCGAGCAGCAGGCTAAAATCACGTTGCCTCGTTTGGCTGTGCAGGATATCCGGCTCAGCAGCCAAACGAAGGATATTGATATTGCTGCGATTGATCTGCAAGGGCTTTGGGTTGATGCTGAGTTCTCCGAGCAAGGGCTCGATCTGCAACGTTTGTTTCGCTTAAAGAATCAGCCCGCCGCCAAGGAAGAGGCCGTCGCTGTCGAGGACAACAGCGACGTTGATAGTGCGTGGTTGCTTCGTCTTGCTCAATTCTCATTAAGTGAAACAGACCTCAATCTCAAGGAACAAGCGCAAAGCTCAGGAGTATTCTGGCGTGTTTATCCACTGTCGCTTGTTGCTGGGCCGGTAAGCAGCGACCTCAATGCTGCGGTTGATTACGAGTTGTCACTAGGGCTGAGTTCTAGCATGGCGGCGTTGCCACAAACGGCGCGCGGCGAGGTGACCACCCGAGGCAGTTTTGATGCGAAAGCGCTGAGCGTACAAGGGGAGATGGCAATTGAAGGGCTCGACCTCACTCAATTGCAACCGTATCTGACGCCATATGTGAATATCGATTTCTCGCAAGGAAAATTGTCCAGCCAAGGCCGTTATCAGGCAGATGCCAACGGAAAAGCAAGTTATCAAGGCACATTGGCGATCGATCAACTGCTGCTTAAAGATGGCATGCACCATCAGCCGTTGGTGAAATGGCAGAAGATGGAGATAGATTCGCTCCATTTCGATGCGCAAAAGCATGCGTTGGACATTCAGACCATCCATTTTAACGCGCCTTACGCCAAAGTGATGATTGCGCAAGATAAGCAGACCAACATTGGTAATTTGCTGGTCCAGCAGAGCGAGACGCAAGAAGGAACGGCCATTAGTGTGCAGAGCGATGAAGCCTCTGCTGCGTCCAAGCCGCTGGCGATCGACATTCAAGCCATCACCATTACCAATGGGGCCGCCTATTTTGCTGATGAGTCGCTGACGCCAAATTTTGCATCTGGCATTGAAGCTTTACAAGGAAATGTGCGTCATCTCTCTTCAACGCCCGGCACTAAAGCGCAGGTCGATATTAGCGGAAAAATTGACAGGTATGCGCCAGTGACACTCAAGGGTGAAATCAACCCTTTGATTGAAAAGCCTTACTTGGATCTTGATTTACTGTTCAAAAGTGTTGAATTAACCTCGGTGAATCCCTACTCGGGCACTTATGCGGGCTATTACATCGACAAGGGACAACTGACGCTGGCACTCAATTACCAATTGCAAGAGGACCAATTGCTCGGGAACAATCATTTGGTGATTGATCAACTGCAACTGGGTAAACCCAGCGAGTCGGATCTTGCGACCAGTCTGCCGATCAGCTTGGCGATTGCCTTGTTGCAAGACAAAGACGGAGTCATCGATCTGGGCTTGCAAGTGTCTGGCGATGTCAACGACCCAGACTTCAGTGTGGGCGGCATTATTTTGCAAGCGATCAGCAATGTGATTGTCAAAGCCGTCAGTGCGCCGTTTTCACTGCTAGCGGACTTGGTTGGCGCCGATGAGGAGCTTAATCTCATTGCCTTTGACTTTGGCTCATCGACGTTAAATGCAAAGGAGCAAGAGCGGCTCAGTACGCTCGCCCAGGCCTTGTCATCGCGTCCCAAACTAAAAATTAGCGTGGCCGCTTCAGTGGCACTCGCGCAAGACAGTAAAGCGCTAGCCGAGCAGCAGTTACAGCAGATGTTATTGCAAAAAAGTAACTTAGAGACGCTGCCGAGCGATTTTAGTGCCAGTCGACTCTCTGAATCTAAGCCCCTGTCTTACGCGGCAATGGCTCTGGCTGAAACTCAGTTATCCTTGGATATCGTTCAAGAACGCAGCAAAGTCGCCGCACAGTTGGCTGAAAAAGCGGGTGAGGAGGCGGTGTTAGCGGAACAAGTGGAAACCACTCTCATGATCGGTCTTTATAATCAGCTGTTAAACTCGATAGAGATCAGCAAAAATCAATTGAGCAATCTGGCTGAAGCACGCGCTAAAGCCGTCAAAGCGTTTTTGGTGGATGAGGCTCAACTGGCACCAGAAAGAGTTTTTCTGCTCGACAGTAAAACGCAACTGCGCAGCGAAGAGAGTGCGGTAGAACTCTCAGTCAGCGCAGACTAA
- the bamC gene encoding outer membrane protein assembly factor BamC, protein MKFSRQLVLSSLAVLVLTACSSSPTQRRQAKDDFTYLETADLQTWNLPEGATAQFYPNFDIPQGNFSGGIGQEVDIRPPQQILELIPGARYERNQGEITLWLIKQEEAEEVWQTVLNMLAERQIPIQTSSETHVETGWLVWKSEDEETDIGSRYSVDRFEANNRYGFRISLIDWREGTQIKPVTLTNKERYNVFMTNLVTSQYDQNKRDEAQRKAQELVKQIPITMGSDRSGFPVIIARTPYNVLWQRLPTILPRIGFNIEERNQSQGTLKAKYASPDDEFWNEIGVKPMELKSGTYTFLFGDLGNRTSINVTNSAGKPVEEELLKSLAPVLAAVAKQE, encoded by the coding sequence ATGAAGTTTTCTCGTCAGTTAGTGCTTAGCTCGCTGGCTGTTTTAGTGCTCACTGCTTGTTCAAGTAGTCCAACTCAACGTCGTCAAGCCAAAGACGATTTTACCTATCTGGAAACCGCTGATTTACAAACGTGGAATCTCCCCGAAGGCGCGACGGCGCAGTTTTATCCCAATTTCGATATACCACAGGGTAATTTTAGCGGCGGGATAGGCCAAGAGGTCGACATTCGTCCACCACAGCAGATTTTGGAGTTGATCCCAGGCGCGCGCTATGAACGCAACCAAGGTGAGATCACGCTATGGCTGATCAAGCAAGAAGAAGCGGAAGAGGTTTGGCAAACGGTGCTAAACATGCTGGCGGAGCGTCAAATCCCTATCCAGACCAGCTCAGAGACGCATGTTGAAACGGGTTGGCTGGTTTGGAAATCGGAAGATGAAGAGACCGATATCGGCAGCCGTTACTCAGTTGACCGTTTTGAAGCCAACAATCGTTACGGTTTTCGCATCAGCTTGATTGATTGGCGGGAAGGTACGCAAATAAAACCGGTCACCTTAACCAATAAAGAGCGCTACAACGTCTTTATGACCAACCTCGTCACCTCGCAATATGATCAAAACAAGCGGGACGAAGCACAGCGTAAAGCGCAAGAGTTGGTCAAACAGATCCCCATTACCATGGGCAGCGATCGCAGCGGATTCCCAGTGATTATCGCGCGCACGCCATACAATGTGTTATGGCAGCGTTTGCCAACGATTTTGCCGCGTATCGGTTTTAATATCGAAGAGCGCAACCAGTCTCAAGGGACGCTAAAAGCCAAGTACGCGTCACCTGATGATGAGTTTTGGAATGAGATTGGCGTGAAACCGATGGAGCTTAAATCCGGAACCTACACGTTCTTGTTTGGGGATTTGGGTAACCGAACCTCCATTAACGTGACCAACTCTGCGGGTAAGCCCGTGGAAGAGGAACTACTAAAATCCCTCGCACCAGTATTGGCCGCCGTGGCTAAGCAAGAGTAA